TTACAGCAACATGCGACGTTTCATCAACAATGGCCAGAAGCCTCCTAAAGATGCAGTCCGCATTGAGGAAATGATCAATTATTTCAGCTATAACTATAAAGAACCCACTGGAGACGATCCTTTTTCAATCAATACAGAAATAGCGCAGGCTCCCTGGAACGAACAACATCAGCTTGTACATATTGGTCTTCAGGGCAAAAACATTCCAACGGAGAATTTGCCGCCTTCTAATCTGGTTTTTCTACTCGATGTATCTGGCTCCATGAGTAGCCCAAATAAATTGCCGCTGTTGAAATCAGGGTTCAAACTACTGGTGCAGCAGTTGAGACCGCAGGACCGAGTAGCCATCGTAGTTTATGCTGGGGCGGCTGGTATGGTCTTGCCCTCCACCTCTGGCAAGGAAAAGGATAAAATCCTTGAAGCATTGGACAAATTGCAAGCCGGAGGCAGCACAGCCGGTGGCGCAGGTATCAACCTGGCCTACCAAATCGCCAAGGAGAACTTCCAGCCAGAAGGTAACAACCGAATCATTCTCGCCACTGACGGGGATTTCAATGTGGGAGAATCCAGCAACGCATCCATGGAGCGGTTGATCGAGAAAAAGAGAGAAGAAGGGGTTTTCCTCACCGTATTGGGATTCGGCATGGGCAACTACAAGGATTCAAAAATGGAAACGTTGGCTGATAAAGGCAATGGCAACTATGCCTATATCGATAACATATTGGAAGCCAAAAAGGTACTGGTCAACGAATTTGGCGGAACGCTGTTCACCATAGCCAAAGACGTAAAAATCCAGGTAGAATTCAATCCTACTAAGGTGCAAGCCTACCGATTGATCGGCTATGAAAACCGTGCTTTGAAAGATGAGGATTTCAACGATGACAAAAAGGATGCAGGTGAACTAGGTGCAGGACACACAGTGACTGCCCTTTACGAAATCATTCCAGTAGGGGTCATAAGCAAATTCAGTCCTGTGGACGACCTCAAATATCAGGAAACCAAAATAACAGAAAGCGCCAGCGCCTCCAATGAACTCATGAACGTAAAACTCAGATACAAAAGTCCAAAGGGCAGCGAAAGTCAATTGATCGAGCAGCCTCTGATGGACCGCAGCGTTGATTTGAGCGAAAGTTCGGAAAACTTCAGATGGTCGGCCAGTGTGGCAGCATTTGGGATGATCCTGAGAGACTCAGAATTCAAAGGGGATTTTGAAACGAAAGACGCGCTTGCAATGGCAAAGGCAGCTAAAGGAACGGATGTGAATGGTTACAGATCAGAATTCATACAACTGGTCAAAAGCTATCAGCTGATGGCGATGTGATGAATTAACGTCAAAGAGGTTTTGAACCTCTTTGACGTTTCCTTGTATTCCCGAAATCTCCATTTAGATTCATTATATTTGATATACTAAAGACATAGACATCCGGATATGAAGGTAATTTTAGACATAGATGATAGCAACACTACCGCTTTTCTAAAGCTGGTAGAAGGACTAGATTACGTGAACATCTTAAAAACCATAAGTAACGAAAAGACAGAACAGTCTATTCAAGACTTAGTAGAAGCCTTCGAAGATGTGCGCTTACACGAGGATGGGAAAAAACAACTCAAATCAGCCTCTGATTTATTGAATGGACTTTTGGCTTGAGCGCAAAAAAAGTCTCATTTGGCAAGGCATACCGAATGAGACTTCTCCTTACGTCGTAGTGACGTTCATTTAATTTATTACTTCTTAGCAGGGATAGTCACCTGAACTACCACGTCTGGCCAAAGCTTAGAGACACCATCGGCGCCTTTGTGCAACAGCTCACATACGCTGTTGAGCGAATCTATCGCGGCTCCACCATTCCAGTTAGTCACGTCTACAGTAGTGGTCATCACCACAGTAGAGTCAGTCGCTGCATAGGTGAAAGGAACTGTATTAGTCGTGTCATTCATCATCAAAGAAACTTCGCCTTTACCATCCTTGGCAGACAAGATGCTTCCTTTTATCTCTGGAGTGTTGAATACACCGAAAAATGATTCTCTGATTTTAGGATCACGAGTTGCCTCATTTGAGTTGACGCTTTCGGTGGTAATCACGAAACTACCGTCAGTCAAAAGGCTATCGATAGTAGATCCAGTTCCTGGAGTAACTGCTACTTGATCAAAAGTACCTGATACACCTACTCGATCAGTCAATTTAAAAGCTGTCCACTTGATTTTAGCGGCTGATGGATCGTAAGTCACCACTTCTTTTTCCTCACTTGCAGTCTCTCCACCTTTCTTAGTAGAACATGCAAAAGTCACCACGAGGGCTGCTAATATTAATATGTTGTTTTTCAATTTCATGTGTTTGTGTTTTTTAACGGTGAACTCAAATTTAACACAATGAAATAGGGATACAATAGAAGTAGCCATGATTAAAGGCTTTGTCAAGCTGTTCTCCCATTCAGGCCTAATAGAGATCAGTCCTTGACAAAGCCGGAACCACATGGTGTTTCCTCCTACTGGTCCAAAAGAATTACATCACAGGATGACGAATGATGGTTTTGAGCTTTGACTCTGCCGTTTTTCTTGGATCGCTCAGGTAGATTTCCTTGTGATAGCCACGGTGTTTCAAGCCCTCTTCCTTCATTAAATTGAGAATCTTATCTACCGTTGGCCCCTCCTCTTCATAGGATCCCAAGTGAAGACATTGCACGCATTTGCCCTGCTCTATAATTTCATATTGGACATCAGCCACCTGTTTCCCCTTCTCTTTGGCAACAGCCATTCCCTGTTTGTATACCTCATCACTCACAGATATCGGCATTCGGATCATGATTCTCCAGCACCATTCTTCTCTTGCGACCGATATAAAATCAGATTGCCTCTCAGGGCCACCTTTCACCCACCATTCGCACTCCATCTTGGGCACTTTAAAATCGAGATCATCCGCCTTCTGCAAAAATTTAATCGCATATGCCAGCTGATAGATCTTCTCAATTGCACCTAAAAAGATCTCATCCTCTGGAGCGCACTGACCCGCAATCGTCAAGTAAGGATAAGTCCCAAAATCCTCTACAGCCGCCTCAGTTTTTGCCCTATAATATGACTTATCTGTAATGGCCAAATCTAGTTTTTCTGCAATCATGACGCTTAGTTTTTAAAGTGATCAGAAAATTTCATCTCCTCCAGATAGTTCATCAGCAATCCAAACTGTGGATGTTTTTCGAACTCCTTTTCAGCCTCCTTGGCGTTTTCATAGTTGTCCCACACTACCCAATCCATGAGTTGATTGGCCTTGCTGCACGAGCGAAAGCTATGTACTCCCTTGAACCCTGCCATTCCCTCCAAACAGCTTTTCACTATGTGCTGGACTTTGCCGTACTCCTTCTCAAATTCATTTTTGATCGTATAGACAATCACTTCTTTGATTTCCGTATTCATTTGTTCTATGGTTTTGATTTGAACACAAAGAAATCAGGCAGAGTGACAGCCCTATGTCACTCTATTTTAGGGATGGAAAAAAAATTATAGATAGTGCTCGAAAATCTCCCGACTCAGCTCTTTTGCCCTTTTGATCAAAGAGGGAGGAGAAAGAATCCTGCCATACTTGCCATGCATCATCATCCAGTGCACAAAGAAGTGATGATCCGGAATCACAAATTTCATCTCTGTCCATTCCTGTCCCTTCTTCTCACTGACAAAGCCATAATTGTATTTGGCATCAGATATAAAACGAGTGATATCATTTCGGATTTCTACTGTCACTTCTTCCACATCAAAGCGACTGAGTTGCTCTTTCAGAAAATCATCGTAGTTTGGATAGTCGCAGGGATCAAAAGTCTCCTCCAGCAACATCAGCTCTCGAACCCTCGTCGTTCTAAAATCTCGAATCTGTTTGCGCAGAAAGCAAAAGCCAATAATGTGCCAGTTGTCGTTGTAATAGACCAAACCCAACGGAGCTACCTTTCTTTGATTGATCGATTCGCTGTAGTTGGAGTAATACAACATATCTACCAAAAGATGACCTGCGACGGCTTTCTGAATATCTGGAAAAAAACGATCCTGATCTTCCGTATCGCTGGAATGTCGAAATTGCAAAACCTGCACTTTATCCTCCAGTGTTTGAAGATAGTCCTTATCAGAATAGCGCAATACCGCCTTTATTTTCAGCAACGCTTCCTCAAACGCTCGATAGGTCTTTTTATCCGCCTTAGGCGCCAGCAGTTTTCCTCCCAGCAAAAGAGCAGCCGCCTCCTCCTTGTTCAACATCACCGGAGGCAAATGGTAACCCTCGACGATAAAGTAGCCCTCCGCTGCATCACCTCCGATGGGAACACCCGCTTCCGTCAGTGCTCGGATATCTCTAAAGACTGTACGCCGACCAATCTCAAAGCGCTCCTCGATCTCTACTAGAGGCACACGTTTCTTGCTTTGGAGCTGGATCAAAATGGCAGTAAGGCGGTCGATACGGTTCATGATTTATCAATTAGGCGGTAGCTCCGGATATGGGATGATGGATTCTATCAATAAGGCCACTCCACTCTTGCACATCATGGTCAATGTGATGATGATCACGCTGACCACTATCGCCACTCCGATATTGTTGTTTCGGATTTCCTCAAATTCCTTGATAGGCGTGATTCTGGCATAAAGCAGCGTACTGAGTAGACCTATGATCATAGCAAAAAAGTAGGCGATACCAATGTAGATGGCTCCTTGACCCAGGTATTTAAAAACAAGCAACCATTGACTTTCACTCTGACTGAGCAAGCGAAAAGAAGACAACAAAGGCTGAATCACCGAGCTGACCAAATACCCTACAGAAAATAAAATACTCGCTGTATAGATGCTATAGGCAAGGTTTTCCTGCTCGCGAATCCCGTGATACCTCTGTCCAATCCATTTGACCAATTTGTAAGTCAGTGCCAAAATAAACACTCCAATACTGAGGGCAGAAAAAATCTCAAGCAGACCTAAAACAGCTATTCTATAATTCATGATAACGCAATTTTCCAGTAGTTGATATTTTGCATATCCGGTGGCAACATACCTATTTGCCAACCTTTACCGGTCGTTTCCCAAAAGTAATATTTCTTGTGCTGGTACATGTAATAATCACCCGTTGCAGTAGTGTTCACCGCCAGCATGGCATGTCGATATTGCTTGCTGATCATGATCATGGCATCATAGCCCAATGCCTCCAAAACGGCATACAATAGTAAGCATCTGGTATCGCAATCACCCTTAAGTGAATAGATGAACTCTGGTCCAGACAAGACGCCAAATTTATGCCCCCCTTCACAAGAACCCGAATTAGTACCTTCATCACAAGAGCCCGTTTTGATGAGTACGTATGGAATATCCTGAACTAAGGAAACTATCGTGGATAGTTGCTGAGATGGTGTCATTGCCCCCAGTGCTAAATGATTCCGCAAAGAGTCCACAAAATATTCTAGCCGCTCTCTGTTTTGTTCAACCAACTGAGCGTAGATCGTGCCCCAGTGCTGGTTGTATTTCATATTTTCCATAGGGTGATTCAACCTTTCACGATCAGCTTTAGAAGCTTCACTCGTCAGCATACTACTTTCATAAGTTAGGCAATGCTGATCATGGTTGCTCATCCAATTTCTGGTATGCAGATAGTTTCCCGTTCGCGTATCTTTTAGGCTTTCTTCAAAACACTCTATGGAAGTATCCTCATCCAAGCCCACTGACGATATTATTCTGAAGATCACAAAAACGATAAAA
This is a stretch of genomic DNA from Reichenbachiella ulvae. It encodes these proteins:
- a CDS encoding vWA domain-containing protein; the protein is MRRITIFLLTFIIATAAQSPQVARQITGQVISADDGNPIAGVNVIIKGSPQGTITDLDGRYSISVMEGKTLSFSFIGYVTKEIKVEKQSVINLALEPDMAQLEEVVVVGYGAQERSFVTGSIAKVVNRKAKASAPSMMMYDESAIQYNTEEYEAIEENIFHQPKNKPLSTFSIDVDAASYSNMRRFINNGQKPPKDAVRIEEMINYFSYNYKEPTGDDPFSINTEIAQAPWNEQHQLVHIGLQGKNIPTENLPPSNLVFLLDVSGSMSSPNKLPLLKSGFKLLVQQLRPQDRVAIVVYAGAAGMVLPSTSGKEKDKILEALDKLQAGGSTAGGAGINLAYQIAKENFQPEGNNRIILATDGDFNVGESSNASMERLIEKKREEGVFLTVLGFGMGNYKDSKMETLADKGNGNYAYIDNILEAKKVLVNEFGGTLFTIAKDVKIQVEFNPTKVQAYRLIGYENRALKDEDFNDDKKDAGELGAGHTVTALYEIIPVGVISKFSPVDDLKYQETKITESASASNELMNVKLRYKSPKGSESQLIEQPLMDRSVDLSESSENFRWSASVAAFGMILRDSEFKGDFETKDALAMAKAAKGTDVNGYRSEFIQLVKSYQLMAM
- a CDS encoding YceI family protein, which encodes MKLKNNILILAALVVTFACSTKKGGETASEEKEVVTYDPSAAKIKWTAFKLTDRVGVSGTFDQVAVTPGTGSTIDSLLTDGSFVITTESVNSNEATRDPKIRESFFGVFNTPEIKGSILSAKDGKGEVSLMMNDTTNTVPFTYAATDSTVVMTTTVDVTNWNGGAAIDSLNSVCELLHKGADGVSKLWPDVVVQVTIPAKK
- a CDS encoding GyrI-like domain-containing protein; translation: MIAEKLDLAITDKSYYRAKTEAAVEDFGTYPYLTIAGQCAPEDEIFLGAIEKIYQLAYAIKFLQKADDLDFKVPKMECEWWVKGGPERQSDFISVAREEWCWRIMIRMPISVSDEVYKQGMAVAKEKGKQVADVQYEIIEQGKCVQCLHLGSYEEEGPTVDKILNLMKEEGLKHRGYHKEIYLSDPRKTAESKLKTIIRHPVM
- a CDS encoding antibiotic biosynthesis monooxygenase family protein encodes the protein MNTEIKEVIVYTIKNEFEKEYGKVQHIVKSCLEGMAGFKGVHSFRSCSKANQLMDWVVWDNYENAKEAEKEFEKHPQFGLLMNYLEEMKFSDHFKN
- a CDS encoding helix-turn-helix transcriptional regulator, whose translation is MNRIDRLTAILIQLQSKKRVPLVEIEERFEIGRRTVFRDIRALTEAGVPIGGDAAEGYFIVEGYHLPPVMLNKEEAAALLLGGKLLAPKADKKTYRAFEEALLKIKAVLRYSDKDYLQTLEDKVQVLQFRHSSDTEDQDRFFPDIQKAVAGHLLVDMLYYSNYSESINQRKVAPLGLVYYNDNWHIIGFCFLRKQIRDFRTTRVRELMLLEETFDPCDYPNYDDFLKEQLSRFDVEEVTVEIRNDITRFISDAKYNYGFVSEKKGQEWTEMKFVIPDHHFFVHWMMMHGKYGRILSPPSLIKRAKELSREIFEHYL
- a CDS encoding DUF350 domain-containing protein — translated: MNYRIAVLGLLEIFSALSIGVFILALTYKLVKWIGQRYHGIREQENLAYSIYTASILFSVGYLVSSVIQPLLSSFRLLSQSESQWLLVFKYLGQGAIYIGIAYFFAMIIGLLSTLLYARITPIKEFEEIRNNNIGVAIVVSVIIITLTMMCKSGVALLIESIIPYPELPPN